From one Lycium barbarum isolate Lr01 chromosome 6, ASM1917538v2, whole genome shotgun sequence genomic stretch:
- the LOC132644720 gene encoding uncharacterized protein LOC132644720: MESRNFHNIKLEKANAMLRYKKRQRVTTLFRFIEFCISFVVISRVSTEYFRGLSVTLISPRFVFVLVNAIVIILFLKSGHSTTKDGSTNNSKIDMYDEYKQKCSMNKETYCEQSKKQNILVEEAYCKQIKKQRKQSILVEKRIRRIHSDNSISLSHDEKKPRKKMIRSATVGCLKVINTDGVKPTTTTMTTNSYPEDGMSSEEFKNTVEAFIARKQRLLREEEFSAVVSS, translated from the coding sequence ATGGAATCCCGAAATTTCCACAACATCAAATTAGAGAAAGCAAACGCTATGTTAAGGTACAAAAAACGTCAAAGAGTAACAACTTTGTTCCGTTTCATCGAATTCTGCATATCTTTCGTCGTAATTTCAAGAGTTTCCACAGAGTATTTCAGGGGACTTAGTGTCACTCTTATTAGTCCTCGATTCGTCTTTGTTCTTGTAAATGCAATTGTCATCATCCTCTTCTTGAAATCAGGACATTCAACTACTAAAGATGGTTCCACAAACAACAGTAAAATCGATATGTACGATGAGTACAAGCAAAAATGTTCGATGAACAAAGAGACTTATTGTGAACAGAGCAAGAAACAGAACATTTTGGTAGAAGAGGCTTATTGTAAACAAATcaagaaacaaaggaaacaaagCATTCTGGTAGAAAAGAGAATTCGTCGTATCCATTCGGACAATTCTATAAGTTTGTCCCATGATGAGAAAAAACCTAGAAAAAAAATGATCAGGTCGGCCACAGTAGGATGCCTGAAAGTTATAAACACTGACGGTGTAAAACCAACAACAACGACGATGACAACAAACTCATATCCAGAGGATGGGATGAGTAGTGAAGAATTCAAGAACACTGTTGAAGCCTTTATTGCAAGAAAACAAAGACTTTTGAGGGAAGAAGAATTTTCAGCTGTTGTTTCATCATAA
- the LOC132644721 gene encoding uncharacterized protein LOC132644721, with product MEKANAMLRYKRRQSVIRLFRFIEFCIFFVIISRFSTQLPLSSKLSTDYFKGLGVTLISPRFVFVLGNAIVIILFLKSGQSSTKDDSTNDVKVDPHDEYKQKCSMNKEVQYAQSKKQGKQSILAEEAYCEQSKKQRKQSILVERQIAKKIHRSHSDNAICLSHDEKKPRKKLNRSATVGCRKVINADSVKPTMTMTTTSYPEDEMSSDEFRKTVENFIARQQRFLREEELSAVVSYET from the coding sequence ATGGAGAAAGCAAACGCTATGCTAAGGTACAAAAGGCGTCAAAGCGTGATAAGGTTGTTCCGTTTCATCGAATTTTGCATTTTTTTCGTCATAATCTCAAGATTTTCCACTCAATTGCCACTCTCTTCCAAGCTCTCGACAGATTATTTCAAGGGACTCGGTGTCACCCTCATTAGTCCTCGATTCGTCTTCGTTCTTGGAAACGCAATTGTCATCATCCTCTTCTTGAAATCAGGACAGTCGTCTACTAAAGATGACTCCACAAACGACGTTAAAGTTGATCCGCACGATGAGTACAAACAAAAATGTTCGATGAACAAAGAGGTTCAATATGCACAGAGCAAAAAACAGGGGAAACAGAGTATTCTTGCAGAAGAGGCTTATTGTGAACAGAGCAAAAAACAGAGGAAACAGAGTATTCTGGTGGAAAGGCAAATAGCAAAGAAAATTCACCGTAGCCATTCGGACAACGCTATATGTTTGTCCCATGATGAGAAAAAACCTAGAAAAAAATTGAACCGATCAGCTACAGTAGGATGCCGGAAAGTTATAAACGCTGACAGTGTAAAACCAACAATGACAATGACAACAACCTCATATCCGGAGGACGAGATGAGCAGCGACGAATTCAGGAAAACTGTTGAGAATTTCATTGCAAGACAACAAAGATTTTTGAGGGAAGAAGAGTTGTCAGCTGTTGTTTCTTATGAAACATAG